A genomic window from Candidatus Kouleothrix ribensis includes:
- a CDS encoding cyclic nucleotide-binding domain-containing protein: MGTSIEQRRNEPAARPHAEVLAQQQALRTARQADALAQLDCLHGVPREHLGQVAAMAVLRAFIPGTTILHERAPCDFVYFILRGTVSLMLHDRSGQKVLIGVLNRGDCFGEGPLFGDLFRGASVTAETVCYLLQLPRAQLRALLPAAPELASALRTIYRRRLVESTLGQVPLFSRLSPFERSRLAALLQPEHYGRGATIIHEGETGQALYLIEEGQMVVAQGEQTIAHLDEGDFFGEMALLDQLPHNADVRALTPVAVLALPAADFNDLLEQQPALRIQLHDIARQRRDNNAAIRHDHERTQQLNAAIQRGLLRGTHVLVRDPARCQEGCRLCEVACAMRFGQTRIRLGGVMLNELDVTNSCRQCRVGAECVEACPESAIQWNDRGALIVTDQCTGCGKCVPACPYDVVHLIGSPAAHSSPLWGLWQRLRQLKQPQIALEAAPAQHANKCDLCHDHDDMACISACPTGALRLMPIEELFTF, encoded by the coding sequence ATGGGAACCTCGATCGAACAGCGACGGAACGAGCCGGCCGCCCGCCCACACGCCGAGGTGCTGGCGCAACAGCAGGCCCTGCGCACCGCACGCCAGGCCGATGCGCTGGCCCAGCTCGATTGCCTGCACGGCGTGCCGCGCGAGCACCTCGGCCAGGTGGCCGCGATGGCGGTGCTGCGCGCCTTCATCCCCGGCACGACGATCTTGCACGAGCGCGCGCCCTGCGATTTCGTGTACTTCATTCTACGCGGCACCGTCAGCCTGATGCTGCACGATCGCAGCGGGCAGAAGGTGCTGATCGGTGTGCTCAACCGCGGCGACTGCTTCGGCGAGGGGCCGCTGTTCGGCGACCTGTTTCGCGGCGCGAGCGTCACCGCCGAAACAGTCTGCTACCTGCTCCAGCTGCCGCGCGCGCAGCTGCGGGCGCTACTGCCCGCAGCCCCCGAACTCGCCAGCGCGCTGCGCACAATCTACCGCCGCCGCCTGGTCGAGAGCACACTCGGCCAGGTGCCGCTGTTCAGCCGGCTTTCGCCGTTCGAGCGCTCGCGGCTCGCGGCCCTGCTCCAGCCCGAGCACTACGGCCGCGGCGCCACCATCATCCACGAAGGCGAGACCGGCCAGGCACTATACCTGATCGAAGAGGGCCAGATGGTGGTGGCGCAGGGCGAACAGACCATCGCGCACCTCGACGAGGGCGACTTCTTCGGCGAGATGGCGCTACTCGACCAGCTGCCGCACAATGCCGATGTGCGCGCGCTGACACCGGTGGCGGTGCTGGCATTGCCGGCCGCCGATTTCAACGATCTGCTCGAGCAACAGCCCGCACTACGCATTCAGCTGCACGACATAGCCAGGCAGCGCCGCGACAATAATGCGGCCATTCGCCACGACCACGAGCGTACCCAGCAGCTGAATGCCGCGATCCAGCGCGGCCTGCTGCGCGGTACGCACGTGCTGGTGCGCGACCCGGCGCGCTGCCAGGAGGGCTGCCGGCTGTGCGAGGTGGCCTGCGCGATGCGCTTCGGCCAGACGCGCATTCGGCTGGGCGGTGTGATGCTGAACGAACTCGACGTGACCAACTCGTGCCGGCAGTGCCGTGTCGGGGCCGAGTGCGTCGAGGCTTGCCCCGAGAGCGCCATCCAGTGGAATGATCGCGGGGCGCTGATCGTGACCGACCAGTGTACCGGTTGCGGTAAATGCGTGCCGGCCTGCCCATACGATGTCGTGCATTTGATCGGCAGCCCGGCCGCGCATAGCTCGCCGCTCTGGGGGCTCTGGCAGCGCCTCAGGCAGCTGAAACAGCCGCAGATCGCGCTCGAGGCCGCGCCGGCCCAGCACGCCAACAAGTGCGATCTCTGCCACGACCACGACGATATGGCCTGTATCAGCGCCTGCCCCACCGGCGCGCTACGCCTGATGCCGATCGAAGAGCTGTTCACGTTCTAG
- a CDS encoding S8 family serine peptidase gives MSKAIVLLLGVVCLAAMPLLAVARPAQPALTIYLRRGAFDPVRALPAVAPALQARADAALQLVQFEHLPTSVDRQALAAAGYRVLAYIPENTLLVARARGATALDAVAGVRWHGPLELADKLAPGLEVPALAPTGALDLRVLLAADADMAAFEQALVALGGSLGAQAPGVNGVSVRVHAPAGALLPLLRRDDVLWIERALVARVANDRARMILGVTAAQQQLGWLDGAGQIAAVTDTGLDVQAQVLANTNADFAAGRIAAAFTPAQMNPACAAVAGTNTWSDRNGHGTHVSGSVLGAGVRAPGGPSFAGVAPAAQLVVQSVSIGGADLSCLADDATFLEKAYAAGARVQNASWGAPTGGTWQTPQYGGYDDFARSVDEFVWAHPEHLLVTVAGNWGADVNPSNGVVDGDSIISPGTAKNVLTVGASENNRPPTGGCAGTPPQNLCWSQFAFAAEPLVNDWISDDPGGMAAWSSRGPADDGRIKPEIVAPGTNIVSAASHDPTALYPYGMYSSDYAYDSGTSMAAPLVSGMAVLVRQWLAHERGLAGPSAALIKALLLNGAANLEPGQYGDGATREIPLAWPNNVEGWGRADLSGTLAPGAGQSIWFDDARAGLSASGTHASYTLIVAAGQPLRLTLAWSDYPAVALAGKALVNDLDLELIDPQGNPWRGNHDAQLSPACRDQSTRADRCNNLESIEIAAPLPGAYSVTVKAAGLAQPGQPFALAARASYVSDRLAAPELAPIGQSGPVLALGWSAVAPGASYTLEMSTDSSFAVIANRLTTSATSAAIVADVGTRWYRVRACLGATCSAPSNLRSASVTQAPWKYWMQLISNGART, from the coding sequence TTGAGCAAAGCGATCGTTCTGCTGCTGGGAGTCGTGTGCCTGGCGGCCATGCCGCTGCTGGCTGTAGCGCGGCCGGCGCAGCCAGCGCTCACCATATACCTGCGGCGCGGCGCATTCGATCCGGTGCGCGCGTTACCGGCGGTGGCGCCGGCACTGCAGGCGCGCGCCGACGCAGCACTCCAGCTGGTTCAGTTCGAGCATCTGCCGACCAGCGTCGATCGGCAGGCGCTGGCGGCAGCCGGCTACCGTGTGCTGGCCTACATCCCCGAGAACACGCTGCTGGTGGCGCGCGCGCGTGGCGCCACCGCGCTCGACGCAGTGGCCGGTGTGCGCTGGCACGGGCCGCTCGAGCTGGCCGACAAGCTTGCGCCTGGGCTGGAGGTGCCGGCGCTCGCACCCACGGGTGCGCTTGATCTGCGCGTGCTGCTGGCGGCCGACGCCGACATGGCTGCGTTCGAGCAGGCGCTGGTGGCGTTAGGCGGCAGCCTGGGTGCCCAGGCCCCCGGAGTGAACGGTGTGTCGGTACGTGTGCATGCGCCGGCCGGCGCGCTGCTGCCGCTGCTGCGCCGCGACGATGTGCTATGGATCGAGCGGGCGCTGGTTGCGCGGGTGGCGAACGACCGCGCCCGCATGATCCTGGGTGTGACGGCGGCGCAGCAGCAGCTGGGCTGGCTGGATGGCGCCGGGCAGATCGCCGCAGTGACCGACACCGGCCTGGATGTACAGGCGCAGGTGCTCGCCAACACCAACGCCGATTTCGCGGCCGGCCGGATCGCCGCCGCTTTCACGCCGGCCCAGATGAACCCGGCCTGCGCGGCGGTGGCGGGCACCAACACCTGGAGCGATCGGAACGGCCACGGTACGCATGTGTCGGGCAGCGTGCTGGGCGCGGGCGTGCGCGCGCCGGGCGGGCCATCGTTTGCGGGTGTGGCGCCGGCTGCCCAGCTGGTGGTGCAGTCGGTCTCGATCGGTGGTGCCGACCTGAGCTGCCTGGCCGACGACGCCACGTTTCTCGAGAAGGCCTACGCGGCCGGGGCGCGCGTGCAGAATGCCAGCTGGGGCGCGCCGACCGGCGGCACCTGGCAGACCCCGCAGTATGGCGGCTACGACGATTTCGCGCGCAGCGTCGACGAGTTTGTGTGGGCGCACCCCGAGCACCTGCTGGTGACCGTCGCCGGCAACTGGGGTGCCGATGTGAACCCATCAAATGGGGTGGTCGACGGCGACTCGATCATTTCGCCGGGCACCGCCAAGAATGTGCTGACGGTTGGCGCGTCGGAGAACAACCGCCCGCCGACCGGCGGGTGCGCCGGCACTCCACCGCAGAACCTGTGCTGGTCGCAGTTTGCGTTCGCGGCCGAGCCACTGGTGAACGACTGGATTAGCGACGACCCCGGCGGCATGGCGGCCTGGTCGAGCCGCGGTCCGGCCGACGACGGCCGGATCAAGCCCGAGATCGTCGCCCCCGGCACGAATATCGTCTCGGCCGCCTCGCACGACCCGACTGCACTGTACCCGTATGGCATGTATAGCAGCGACTATGCCTACGACTCGGGCACATCGATGGCGGCGCCGCTGGTCAGCGGCATGGCCGTGCTGGTGCGGCAGTGGCTCGCGCACGAGCGCGGGCTGGCCGGCCCAAGCGCGGCGCTGATCAAGGCGCTGCTGCTGAATGGCGCGGCCAATCTGGAGCCTGGGCAGTACGGCGATGGCGCCACGCGCGAGATCCCACTGGCCTGGCCGAACAATGTCGAAGGCTGGGGCCGGGCCGATCTGAGCGGCACGCTGGCGCCCGGCGCCGGCCAGTCGATCTGGTTCGACGACGCGCGTGCCGGCCTGAGCGCAAGCGGCACACACGCGAGCTACACGCTGATCGTAGCGGCTGGGCAGCCGTTGCGGCTCACGCTGGCGTGGAGCGACTACCCGGCGGTAGCGCTGGCCGGGAAGGCGCTGGTGAACGACCTGGATCTCGAGCTGATCGACCCGCAGGGCAACCCCTGGCGCGGTAACCACGATGCCCAGCTCAGCCCGGCCTGCCGCGACCAGAGCACGCGCGCAGATCGCTGCAACAATCTCGAGAGCATCGAGATCGCCGCGCCACTGCCCGGTGCCTATAGCGTGACGGTGAAGGCGGCCGGCCTGGCCCAGCCGGGCCAGCCGTTTGCGCTGGCCGCGCGGGCGAGCTATGTTTCCGACAGATTGGCCGCGCCCGAGCTGGCGCCGATTGGCCAGAGCGGGCCGGTGCTAGCGCTCGGTTGGAGCGCGGTGGCCCCCGGCGCGAGCTACACGCTGGAAATGAGCACCGACAGCAGCTTTGCGGTGATCGCGAACCGATTGACCACCAGCGCCACGAGCGCCGCGATCGTGGCTGATGTGGGCACGCGCTGGTACCGAGTGCGCGCATGCCTGGGCGCCACCTGTAGCGCGCCAAGTAATCTGCGCTCGGCCAGCGTGACACAAGCACCATGGAAGTACTGGATGCAGCTGATTTCAAATGGCGCTAGAACGTGA
- a CDS encoding ComF family protein, whose translation MTLLDALLRLLFPDRCAGCRRLGALFCASCQAALRPYTPDRRAPPAGLAQVSIGYVFQSPLREAIHQLKYRKAQRVAEPLGTLLATQIAAQARELDAVLAVPLHADRLAERGFNQAEALARAVARGLRLPLISGPLVRVRATEQQATQADSRARAENMRGAFAWQGAPPPARLVLVDDVYTTGATMGACAEALRHAGAASVCGLALARSQLKP comes from the coding sequence ATGACACTACTCGATGCGCTGTTGCGCTTGCTGTTCCCCGATCGCTGTGCGGGCTGCCGCCGGCTCGGCGCGCTGTTCTGTGCGAGCTGCCAGGCCGCCCTGCGGCCATATACGCCCGATCGGCGCGCGCCACCCGCCGGCCTGGCCCAGGTATCGATCGGCTACGTCTTCCAGTCGCCGCTGCGCGAGGCCATCCACCAGCTCAAGTACCGCAAGGCTCAGCGTGTAGCCGAGCCGCTTGGCACGCTGCTGGCTACACAGATTGCCGCGCAGGCGCGCGAGCTCGACGCAGTGTTGGCGGTGCCGCTCCACGCCGATCGGCTGGCCGAGCGTGGGTTCAACCAGGCCGAAGCGCTGGCGCGTGCGGTGGCGCGCGGGCTACGGCTGCCGCTGATCAGCGGCCCGCTGGTGCGCGTGCGCGCCACCGAGCAGCAGGCCACCCAGGCCGATAGCCGGGCGCGGGCCGAGAATATGCGCGGGGCATTTGCGTGGCAAGGCGCGCCGCCGCCTGCGCGCCTTGTGCTGGTCGATGATGTCTATACCACCGGCGCGACCATGGGCGCGTGCGCCGAGGCCCTGCGCCATGCCGGTGCAGCCAGCGTCTGCGGGTTGGCGCTGGCGCGCAGCCAGCTCAAGCCATAG
- a CDS encoding CpaF family protein, giving the protein MSLLKRLGGAPQPNEPSTPAASPAQAPMPEPPRSAALPPEPSPPAAPEPRTGGLSAIVAGTSGQGASFGSEANGATDQRILELSLWIVDRIQGSLGPQTELKRSAETERMLQDRFTNYYRQSGVSLSDVQIKKLYEMVTDELFGFGPIEPLLREEAVSEVMVNGPNVVYVEQRGKVSLTPVRFANDDHVLKVIDRIIRPLGRRIDRKWPMVDARLPDGSRVNAIISPCSIDGPTITIRKFSKKKLEVTDLIRFGSMTDQMAEFLRACVVSRLNIVVSGGTGSGKTTLLNVLSNFIPEDERIVTIEDSAELKLGQDHVVRLEAKPAEIDGSGRVSINDLVINSLRMRPERIVIGECRGGETMAMLQAMNTGHDGSLTTLHANTPRDACARMETMAMMAGMDMPLKVIREQVASAVDLIVQQSRLEDGQRKVAYVTEVQGMEGDVIVLQDIFVLEIKGKTPEGKLITELKPTGTRPRFTSRLESHGFKLPPSVFGTQMPGQGRW; this is encoded by the coding sequence ATGTCACTTTTGAAGCGTCTCGGCGGCGCACCGCAGCCTAACGAGCCTTCCACGCCGGCCGCTTCACCGGCGCAGGCGCCTATGCCTGAGCCGCCCCGCAGCGCAGCGCTGCCGCCCGAGCCAAGCCCGCCCGCCGCGCCCGAGCCGAGGACGGGCGGCCTGAGTGCGATCGTGGCGGGCACGTCGGGCCAGGGCGCATCGTTTGGTAGCGAGGCGAATGGCGCAACCGACCAGCGCATCCTCGAGCTGTCGCTCTGGATCGTCGATCGCATCCAGGGTTCGCTTGGCCCACAGACTGAGCTCAAGCGCAGCGCCGAGACCGAGCGTATGCTGCAGGATCGCTTCACGAACTACTACCGCCAGAGCGGCGTCAGCCTGAGCGACGTTCAGATCAAAAAGCTGTACGAGATGGTCACCGACGAGCTGTTCGGCTTCGGGCCGATCGAGCCGCTGCTGCGCGAAGAGGCGGTGTCGGAGGTGATGGTGAATGGCCCGAACGTCGTGTATGTCGAGCAGCGCGGCAAGGTCAGCCTCACGCCGGTGCGCTTTGCCAACGACGACCACGTGCTTAAGGTGATCGACCGGATCATCCGCCCGCTCGGCCGGCGTATCGACCGCAAGTGGCCCATGGTCGACGCGCGCCTGCCCGACGGATCGCGTGTGAATGCGATCATTTCCCCATGCTCGATCGACGGGCCGACCATCACCATCCGCAAGTTCTCGAAGAAGAAGCTCGAGGTGACCGACCTGATCCGCTTTGGCTCGATGACCGACCAGATGGCCGAGTTCCTGCGCGCCTGCGTGGTCAGCCGGCTGAATATCGTCGTCTCGGGCGGCACCGGCTCGGGTAAAACCACGCTGCTCAATGTGCTCTCGAACTTTATTCCCGAAGATGAGCGGATCGTCACGATCGAAGATAGCGCCGAGCTTAAGCTGGGCCAGGATCACGTCGTGCGGCTCGAAGCCAAGCCGGCCGAGATCGACGGCTCGGGGCGGGTGTCGATCAACGATCTGGTGATTAACTCGCTGCGTATGCGCCCCGAGCGCATCGTGATCGGCGAGTGCCGCGGTGGCGAGACCATGGCCATGCTCCAGGCTATGAACACCGGCCACGACGGCTCGCTCACCACATTGCACGCCAACACCCCACGCGACGCCTGCGCGCGCATGGAGACGATGGCGATGATGGCGGGCATGGACATGCCGCTGAAGGTCATTCGCGAGCAGGTTGCCTCGGCGGTCGACCTGATCGTGCAGCAATCGCGCCTGGAAGATGGCCAGCGCAAGGTTGCGTATGTTACCGAGGTGCAGGGCATGGAAGGCGACGTGATTGTGCTGCAGGATATCTTCGTGCTCGAGATCAAGGGCAAGACGCCCGAGGGTAAGCTGATCACCGAGCTAAAGCCGACCGGCACGCGCCCGCGCTTCACCTCGCGGCTCGAGTCGCATGGCTTCAAGCTGCCGCCGTCGGTGTTCGGCACCCAGATGCCCGGCCAGGGTCGCTGGTAG
- a CDS encoding AAA family ATPase — MSISPLREFTSGATPNAASGPLLHPMPALPAEPATIEATGLNMGFLTDLALKVVYFYGNITAQQITEVTKLPFLGVLDKVLDFLKTEEYLDIIGAQGGFSERSFQYVVTTKGRIKANEVLDRSQYAGPAPVPLSEYVAMVRRQSMGELVVDAQTVRAAFSGLVINERMFDKIGPAANSARSLFLYGPPGNGKTTIAEGIANMLGGHIILPYAVELDGQIIKLFDPMIHRVVAQAPPPTLDTGRPFAGPPPVSSQPVQLDQRWLVCKRPQVVVGGELILEQLELIFDPISKVYEAPYQLKANGGLFLIDDFGRQKCRPQDLLNRWIVPLEKKVDYLALQTGKKLEVPFDVLIVFSTNLSPKDLVDDAFLRRIRHKIEVGNPTPDEYREIFKLVCRARQIPYSDDGLRYLIQEHYMKVRRDLRACHPRDLCDQILDEAKYRGLNPAMSKDLIDRACEAYFVNLA; from the coding sequence ATGAGCATCTCGCCGCTGCGTGAATTTACATCGGGGGCTACCCCTAACGCCGCCTCGGGGCCGCTGCTACACCCCATGCCGGCGCTGCCGGCCGAACCGGCGACGATCGAGGCAACCGGGCTGAACATGGGCTTCCTCACCGACCTGGCTCTGAAGGTGGTGTATTTCTATGGCAATATTACCGCCCAGCAGATCACCGAGGTGACCAAGCTGCCGTTCCTGGGCGTGCTCGACAAGGTGCTCGACTTCCTCAAGACCGAAGAATACCTCGACATTATTGGCGCGCAGGGCGGCTTTAGCGAGCGCTCGTTTCAGTATGTCGTCACCACCAAGGGCCGGATCAAGGCCAACGAGGTGCTCGATCGCTCGCAGTATGCCGGGCCTGCACCGGTGCCGCTGAGCGAGTATGTTGCCATGGTGCGCCGCCAATCGATGGGCGAGCTAGTCGTCGATGCGCAGACGGTGCGCGCGGCCTTTAGCGGCCTGGTGATCAACGAGCGCATGTTCGACAAGATTGGCCCGGCGGCGAATTCGGCCCGCTCGCTGTTCTTGTATGGCCCGCCCGGTAATGGGAAGACTACCATCGCCGAGGGGATCGCGAATATGCTTGGCGGCCATATCATCCTGCCGTATGCAGTTGAGCTCGATGGCCAGATTATCAAGCTGTTCGACCCGATGATCCATCGTGTGGTGGCGCAGGCGCCGCCGCCCACGCTCGATACCGGCCGGCCGTTCGCCGGGCCGCCGCCCGTGAGCAGCCAGCCGGTGCAGCTCGATCAGCGCTGGCTGGTGTGCAAGCGCCCGCAGGTGGTGGTCGGCGGCGAGCTCATCCTCGAGCAGCTCGAGCTGATCTTCGACCCGATCTCGAAGGTCTACGAGGCGCCCTACCAGCTCAAAGCCAACGGCGGCCTGTTCCTGATCGACGACTTTGGTCGCCAGAAATGCCGCCCGCAAGATCTGCTCAATCGCTGGATCGTGCCGCTCGAGAAGAAGGTCGACTACCTGGCGCTACAGACTGGTAAGAAGCTCGAGGTGCCCTTCGACGTGCTGATCGTCTTCTCGACCAACCTCTCGCCCAAAGATCTGGTCGATGACGCGTTTCTGCGGCGCATCCGGCACAAGATCGAGGTCGGCAACCCCACGCCCGACGAGTACCGCGAGATTTTCAAGCTGGTGTGCCGCGCGCGGCAGATCCCGTATAGCGATGATGGGCTGCGCTACCTGATCCAGGAGCATTACATGAAGGTGCGCCGCGACCTGCGCGCATGCCATCCGCGCGATCTGTGCGACCAGATTCTCGATGAGGCCAAGTACCGCGGCCTGAACCCCGCGATGTCGAAAGATCTGATCGATCGCGCCTGCGAGGCCTATTTTGTTAACCTGGCCTGA
- a CDS encoding tetratricopeptide repeat protein: protein MRLRRRLQDQAVDLAAKNRWEEAVETNLQLMSLGEDADTLNRLGKAYFELGKLPEARDSYQSALRLNPANTIARKNIERLNDLLVRAATAPVRTTRQLVDLRLFITETGKTALTTLVDVPRSPVVDAVVTGEKVELKLEGRNVLIFDTGGNVIGRIEPKLAQRLSELMIGGNRYAAAVAQTNNHQLRVLLREVYQDPSQRGRVSFPGKLGESALHGGYFSSARYDEYGDELLDDDDGIDAREEVEEEVFGGEEEELGLDDIEQDIGEEEELGEE from the coding sequence CTGCGCCTACGCCGCCGTCTTCAAGACCAAGCGGTCGATCTGGCGGCGAAGAATCGCTGGGAGGAGGCTGTCGAAACCAACCTCCAGCTGATGAGTCTGGGCGAAGATGCCGATACACTTAATCGGCTCGGCAAAGCCTACTTCGAGCTCGGTAAGCTGCCCGAGGCGCGCGATTCCTACCAGAGCGCGCTGCGGCTCAACCCGGCCAACACAATCGCGCGTAAGAATATCGAGCGGCTCAACGACCTGCTGGTGCGCGCCGCTACTGCGCCGGTGCGCACAACACGCCAGCTGGTCGACTTGCGGCTGTTCATTACCGAAACGGGTAAGACAGCGCTGACGACGCTGGTGGATGTGCCACGTAGCCCGGTGGTCGATGCTGTCGTCACCGGCGAGAAGGTCGAGCTTAAGCTCGAGGGCCGCAACGTGCTGATCTTCGATACCGGCGGCAATGTGATCGGCCGGATCGAGCCCAAGCTGGCCCAGCGCCTCAGCGAGCTGATGATTGGCGGTAATCGCTACGCTGCGGCTGTCGCACAGACGAATAATCACCAGCTGCGCGTGCTGCTGCGCGAGGTCTACCAGGATCCCAGCCAGCGCGGCCGGGTGTCGTTCCCTGGCAAGCTCGGCGAGAGCGCGCTGCATGGCGGGTACTTCTCATCGGCGCGCTACGACGAGTATGGCGACGAGCTGCTCGACGACGACGACGGCATCGATGCGCGCGAAGAGGTTGAGGAAGAGGTGTTCGGCGGCGAAGAAGAGGAGCTTGGCCTCGACGATATCGAGCAGGATATTGGCGAGGAAGAAGAGCTCGGCGAAGAATAG
- a CDS encoding CPBP family intramembrane metalloprotease, whose protein sequence is MAQYDAPFVPAPEPPARRKWPLAGAMALDFVLAMLAFVGLTLLVQLVFVGLRAAQQGLSLAELQALLRDQSQALRLIGADGLFVTLLATNAAFVLIPIVRVRLLRRERLATIGFQAERPLRLIAIGIGVGLLALIANLTLGSVFQQFGGSVPDQSAQFPLFKGDYVGQALFMIGAAVLAPIGEEVLFRGYVFNALRQTFAARRWGLPLAYGVSALLFAAVHALEVSRGLIALLVPLVVIGLLLAWTMHYTRSLLPCIIAHAINNGVALVVLVMCINTPGLAGCPAL, encoded by the coding sequence ATGGCTCAGTACGATGCCCCGTTTGTGCCGGCACCCGAGCCACCGGCACGGCGTAAATGGCCACTGGCCGGCGCGATGGCGCTCGATTTTGTGCTCGCGATGCTTGCGTTCGTCGGGCTGACACTGCTGGTACAGCTGGTGTTCGTCGGCCTGCGCGCGGCCCAGCAGGGGCTGTCGCTGGCCGAGCTACAGGCCCTGCTGCGCGACCAATCGCAGGCGTTGCGGCTGATCGGCGCCGACGGCCTGTTTGTGACACTACTGGCTACTAACGCGGCCTTCGTGCTCATCCCGATCGTGCGCGTGCGCCTGCTCCGCCGCGAGCGGCTCGCCACGATCGGCTTCCAGGCCGAGCGCCCGCTGCGGCTGATTGCGATCGGCATCGGCGTTGGGCTGCTTGCGCTGATCGCGAACCTGACGCTCGGCAGTGTGTTCCAGCAGTTTGGCGGCAGCGTGCCCGATCAATCGGCACAGTTTCCGCTGTTCAAGGGCGATTACGTCGGCCAGGCATTGTTCATGATCGGCGCGGCGGTGCTGGCGCCAATTGGCGAGGAAGTGCTGTTCCGCGGGTATGTGTTCAACGCGCTTCGCCAGACCTTTGCAGCGCGTCGCTGGGGCTTGCCGTTGGCGTATGGCGTCAGCGCGCTGCTGTTCGCGGCAGTCCACGCGCTCGAGGTGAGCCGCGGCCTGATCGCCCTGCTGGTGCCGCTGGTTGTGATTGGCTTACTACTGGCGTGGACGATGCACTACACGCGCAGCCTGCTGCCGTGCATCATCGCACACGCAATCAATAACGGGGTCGCACTGGTTGTGCTGGTGATGTGTATCAATACGCCTGGCCTGGCCGGCTGCCCGGCGCTGTAG
- the miaB gene encoding tRNA (N6-isopentenyl adenosine(37)-C2)-methylthiotransferase MiaB: protein MPQPSRDITPRERRYYVWTVGCQMNVSDSERLEAALQGVGYAPADRPEEAGFIVLNSCSVRASAEERIIGKLGELQRVKRELPDTTVVLWGCMVGPHNRSIFEARLPVVDHFVSPSAVDEVVALAPHSLYQADEPALPVADWLHPPVSVHVPIQYGCNMSCAFCVIPLRRGKERSRPLEEITDEVRRIVARGAREITLLGQIVDSWGHDLPGRPDLADLLSAVHGLPGLVRLRFLTSHPAWMTDKLIATVAALPRCQHEINLPVQSGHDEMLKIMRRGYSVARYRELVGKIRAAMPDIALTTDIIVGHPGETREHFAGTRALLEELRFDKVHIAAYSARPGTRAGAMELDTTLAVPEDEKQARRIELEQLQEQIATERNAQLLGQIAEVLVEGEHKRRWRGRTAGNKLVFFADDRDWIGRLARVRVTQTGPWSLQGHLLGEGVPA from the coding sequence ATGCCGCAGCCATCGCGCGACATCACGCCGCGCGAGCGCCGCTACTATGTCTGGACGGTCGGCTGCCAGATGAATGTCTCCGACTCCGAGCGGCTCGAGGCAGCGCTACAGGGCGTTGGCTATGCGCCCGCCGACCGGCCCGAGGAGGCTGGTTTCATTGTGCTGAACTCGTGCAGTGTGCGCGCCTCGGCCGAAGAGCGCATCATCGGTAAGCTCGGCGAGCTTCAGCGCGTCAAGCGCGAGCTACCCGACACGACGGTGGTGCTGTGGGGCTGCATGGTCGGCCCGCACAACCGCTCGATCTTCGAGGCACGCCTGCCGGTGGTCGATCACTTCGTCTCGCCCTCGGCGGTCGATGAGGTGGTTGCGCTGGCGCCGCACTCGCTCTACCAGGCCGATGAGCCGGCACTGCCGGTGGCCGATTGGCTACACCCGCCGGTGTCGGTTCACGTGCCGATCCAATATGGCTGCAACATGAGCTGCGCGTTTTGCGTCATCCCTCTGCGGCGCGGTAAAGAGCGCAGCCGCCCGCTCGAGGAGATCACCGACGAGGTGCGCCGGATCGTCGCGCGCGGCGCCAGGGAGATCACCCTGCTCGGCCAGATTGTCGACTCGTGGGGCCACGATCTGCCTGGCCGGCCCGACCTGGCCGACCTGCTGAGTGCGGTTCATGGGCTGCCTGGCCTGGTGCGCTTGCGCTTCCTGACCTCGCACCCGGCCTGGATGACCGATAAGCTGATCGCCACCGTAGCGGCGCTGCCGCGCTGCCAGCACGAGATCAACCTGCCGGTGCAATCGGGCCACGACGAGATGCTCAAGATCATGCGCCGCGGCTATAGCGTGGCGCGCTACCGCGAGCTCGTCGGCAAGATCCGCGCGGCCATGCCCGATATCGCGCTCACCACCGATATTATCGTGGGCCACCCCGGCGAGACGCGCGAGCACTTCGCGGGCACGCGCGCGCTGCTCGAAGAGCTGCGCTTCGATAAGGTGCATATCGCCGCCTATTCGGCCCGCCCTGGCACGCGTGCCGGGGCGATGGAGCTCGACACGACGCTGGCAGTGCCCGAGGACGAGAAGCAGGCCCGCCGGATCGAGCTCGAGCAGCTGCAAGAGCAGATCGCAACCGAGCGCAATGCCCAGCTACTCGGCCAAATCGCCGAGGTGCTGGTTGAGGGCGAGCACAAGCGCCGGTGGCGCGGCCGCACTGCCGGCAACAAGCTGGTGTTCTTTGCCGACGATCGCGATTGGATCGGCCGGCTGGCACGCGTGCGCGTGACCCAGACTGGCCCGTGGTCGCTCCAGGGCCACCTGCTGGGCGAAGGAGTCCCGGCCTGA